A window of the Oryza brachyantha chromosome 5, ObraRS2, whole genome shotgun sequence genome harbors these coding sequences:
- the LOC102721837 gene encoding fructose-bisphosphate aldolase 1, cytoplasmic, translating into MSAYCGKYKDELIKNAAYIGTPGKGILAADESTGTIGKRFASINVENVEENRRALRELLFCTPGALQYLSGVILFEETLYQKTKDGKPFVDVLKEGGVLPGIKVDKGTIEVAGTEKETTTQGHDDLGKRCAKYYEAGARFAKWRAVLKIGPNEPSQLAIDLNAQGLARYAIICQENGLVPIVEPEILVDGPHDIDRCAYVSEVVLAACYKALNEHHVLLEGTLLKPNMVTPGSDSKKVAPEVIAEYTVCTLQRTVPAAVPAIVFLSGGQSEEEATLNLNAMNKLSTKKPWSLSFSFGRALQQSTLKAWAGKTENVESARKAFLVRCKANSEATLGTYKGDAVLGEGASESLHVKDYKY; encoded by the exons ATGTCGGCCTACTGCGGCAAATACAAGG ACGAGCTCATCAAGAACGCTGCCTACATTGGCACTCCCGGCAAGGGTATCCTTGCTGCGGACGAGTCCACCGGCACCATCGGCAAGCGCTTCGCCAGCATCAATGTGGAGAACGTTGAGGAGAACCGCCGTGCCCTCCGTGAGCTCCTCTTCTGCACTCCCGGTGCCCTCCAGTACCTCAGCGGCGTGATCCTCTTCGAGGAGACCCTGTACCAGAAGACCAAGGATGGCAAGCCCTTCGTCGATGTCCTCAAGGAGGGCGGTGTCCTCCCCGGCATCAAGGTGGACAAGGGCACCATCGAGGTCGCCGGCACCGAGAAGGAGACCACCACCCAGGGCCACGACGACCTTGGCAAGCGGTGCGCCAAGTACTACGAGGCCGGCGCCCGCTTCGCCAAGTGGCGCGCGGTCCTCAAGATCGGCCCCAACGAGCCGTCGCAGCTCGCCATCGATCTCAACGCGCAGGGCCTCGCTCGCTATGCCATCATCTGCCAGGAGAACGGGCTCGTGCCGATCGTCGAGCCCGAGATCCTCGTCGATGGCCCTCACGACATTGACCGCTGCGCCTATGTCTCCGAGGTGGTCCTCGCCGCGTGCTACAAGGCGCTGAACGAGCACCACGTCCTCCTCGAGGGTACCCTCCTGAAGCCCAACATGGTCACCCCAGGCTCCGACTCCAAGAAGGTGGCGCCGGAGGTCATCGCCGAGTACACCGTCTGCACCCTCCAGAGGACCGTCCctgccgccgtgccggccaTCGTTTTCCTGTCCGGTGGAcagagcgaggaggaggcaactCTGAACCTCAACGCCATGAACAAGCTCAGCACCAAGAAGCCGTGGTCCCTGTCCTTCTCCTTCGGCCGCGCCCTCCAGCAGAGCACGCTCAAGGCCTGGGCTGGCAAGACGGAGAACGTCGAGAGCGCCAGGAAGGCCTTCCTTGTCAGGTGCAAGGCCAACTCCGAGGCCACCCTCGGTACATACAAGGGCGATGCTGTCCTCGGCGAGGGCGCCTCCGAGAGCCTTCACGTCAAGGACTACAAGTACTGA
- the LOC102721550 gene encoding BI1-like protein, whose translation MASAAAEMQPLAPAGYRRAPEMKEKVDASAVDLEAGNGETLYPGISRGESALRWGFVRKVYGILAAQLLLTTAVSALTVLHPTLNATLSSSPTLALVLAVLPFVLMVPLYHYQHKHPHNFVYLGLFTLCLSFSIGVACANTQGKIVLEALILTSAVVASLTAYTFWASKKGKEFGYLGPILFSALILLIVISFVQVFFPLGSGSVALFGGLGALVFSGFIIYDTENLIKRHTYDDYIWASVELYLDILNLFLYILNMIRSMQSDN comes from the exons atggcgtcggcggcggcggagatgcaGCCGCTGGCCCCGGCGGGGTACCGCCGGGCGCCGGAGATGAAGGAGAAGGTGGACGCCTCGGCCGTGGACCTGGAGGCCGGCAACGGGGAGACGCTGTACCCGGGGATCTCGCGCGGCGAGAGCGCGCTCCGGTGGGGGTTCGTGCGCAAGGTGTACGGCATCCTCGCCGCGCAGCTGCTCCTCACCACGGCCGTCTCCGCGCTCACCGTCCTCCACCCCACCCTCAACgccacgctctcctcctccccgaccCTCGCGCTCGTGCTCGCCGTCCTCCCCTTCGTGC TGATGGTGCCATTGTATCATTATCAGCACAAACACCCACACAATTTTGTTTACCTGGGTCTGTTCACTTTGTGCTTGAGTTTCAGTATTGGTGTGGCATGTGCAAACACTCAAG GAAAAATTGTGCTTGAGGCTTTAATATTGACCTCAGCTGTAGTCGCCTCTTTGACCGCGTATACTTTCTGGGCTTCAAAGAAGGGGAAAGAATTTGGTTATCTTGGACCTATTCTGTTTTCTGCTCTTATTTTACTTATCGTGATAAGCTTTGTGCAG GTGTTCTTCCCATTAGGTTCTGGATCAGTTGCCTTGTTTGGTGGCCTTGGAGCTTTAGTTTTCTCAGGCTTCATCATCTACGACACGGAGAACTTGATAAAGCGCCACACTTATGATGATTACATTTGGGCCTCAGTTGAGCTCTACCTTGACATCCTCAACTTGTTCCTTTATATCCTAAACATGATCAGGAGCATGCAAAGTGATAACTAG